The following are from one region of the Streptomyces decoyicus genome:
- a CDS encoding class I SAM-dependent methyltransferase has translation MERRDVQGHYERLAAEYDEHWVYGPHYITWMSARIAETLRLSSADRIADIGCGTGMFAREVARIVNPQHAILCADPSPAMLHQIGMPPPAALTPVVASAEDIAVGRVQLPYGQLDATWLKESVHHVADPATTLHGLAARLAPGGRLLVVMLPTSIEYPLFQAALDRFTELQPNPELIVDNLRAAGLQTTLRYVDYELRLDREKYIGMVRARYMSVLSTFCDSEIEKGIEEMRAAHPEPVLAFPDRFAFLLGVKPGEGR, from the coding sequence GTGGAACGGCGGGATGTTCAAGGGCATTACGAGCGGCTTGCTGCCGAGTATGACGAGCATTGGGTATACGGGCCGCACTACATCACCTGGATGTCGGCACGCATAGCCGAGACGCTGCGCCTGTCTTCCGCTGACCGAATCGCCGACATCGGCTGTGGCACAGGGATGTTCGCACGCGAGGTGGCGCGGATCGTCAACCCGCAGCATGCCATCCTCTGCGCGGACCCGTCGCCGGCGATGCTGCACCAGATCGGTATGCCACCACCCGCCGCCCTGACGCCGGTCGTAGCCTCGGCGGAAGACATCGCCGTAGGACGCGTCCAGTTACCGTACGGGCAACTGGACGCCACCTGGCTGAAGGAGTCGGTGCATCACGTCGCCGATCCCGCCACCACCCTGCATGGCCTGGCCGCTCGGCTTGCTCCCGGCGGTCGGTTACTCGTGGTCATGCTGCCGACCAGCATCGAGTACCCGCTGTTCCAGGCGGCGCTCGACCGCTTCACGGAACTCCAGCCCAACCCCGAACTCATCGTCGACAATCTACGGGCGGCCGGGTTGCAGACCACACTTCGTTACGTCGACTACGAGTTACGTCTCGATCGCGAGAAGTACATCGGGATGGTGCGGGCCCGCTACATGTCAGTGCTCTCCACGTTCTGTGACAGCGAGATCGAGAAGGGAATCGAGGAGATGAGAGCCGCGCATCCGGAGCCGGTGCTCGCCTTCCCCGACCGCTTCGCCTTCTTACTGGGCGTGAAGCCGGGTGAAGGGCGATGA
- a CDS encoding SUMF1/EgtB/PvdO family nonheme iron enzyme, which translates to MSMVVDERLQRLRSELDDHSRVADRLGLDLERPLRSLNDGYPENAVSLVGKLTEKLLKELWRHHGIEGDPSGRALNDLVKRCQPHIRSSTVLNALDDIRRLRNRSTHDGYDISDEDGLLAVRRLVDVLVWFTSTSSSALLGGEPHMAPEVARRCEFLAGLYITLGYRQAKRFVLTSDTVYQLFCRESGMRLEYVELMVSQDVDDLRAVLTSNGGELLRTRLPKLTRFVILDEAGEDEELPGPVRELLGRDYRLVRYDSFIDRHVDLDAHLADMTSAECAEPRTAVTATVLSTDARTGEPLIQTAEDAATLLGRLARGQANILITGRPGSGKSTLLRTLAADACARRFRFYFDLGLKPRDETFPEYAARLLSPCMTADRSRAYDLFLYLIRSGSALCVLDAVDEGVDEASPAGFLRLFADLAPVLSAESTVVMSSRVSFLADSPQIRQLLDSGTARSEQLVEQMYANGLDPTRVPHFHLVRLAEPDATFLEMRLTALLQPASPQPLDALLDAHITKTLADHGQADAEERLPGVFGRAFLTDQTVFSLLDLHRDLGAGAFTDGRLELDSCVLAPLLRPAGPDRVAFVHTAYQELLAARYLATPSGREEAAELPGGAFITEQVRAFLARIPTMASTDDCVLPAGVHLVGPAERLLLRRVRHAVRFDRHAVTVGRYRRFLDALRPDGTSPWDHPDQPANVTHTPWTDRLRESDYYRNARFDDHPAICVSWWSAFAFAAFEGKRLPTALEWEAAARGTDGRLFPWGDESDGAPINCADTWVGHPVVTFHAWQQEFAQEALRSAWVTPVTERAANRSPYGITDMAGNVWEWTSTSLDDAGEAVICGGSYDNPLRAVQASSKGIYRKRGCSNAVGFRCVQDITDPEAVTS; encoded by the coding sequence ATGAGCATGGTGGTGGACGAACGGTTGCAGCGGCTCCGCAGCGAGCTCGATGACCACTCCCGTGTCGCTGACCGCCTCGGTCTGGACCTCGAACGTCCCTTGCGCAGCCTGAATGATGGCTATCCGGAGAACGCTGTCTCTCTCGTCGGCAAGCTGACGGAGAAGCTTCTCAAGGAGCTTTGGCGGCACCATGGCATCGAGGGCGACCCATCGGGCCGTGCCCTCAACGACCTGGTCAAGCGGTGTCAGCCGCACATCCGCAGCAGCACCGTCCTGAATGCGCTGGATGACATCCGTCGCCTGCGGAACCGGTCCACGCACGACGGCTACGACATCTCCGACGAGGACGGCCTGCTGGCCGTACGTCGACTCGTGGACGTCCTGGTCTGGTTCACGAGTACCAGCAGCTCCGCCCTGCTGGGCGGAGAGCCCCACATGGCTCCCGAGGTCGCCCGTCGCTGCGAGTTCCTCGCCGGGTTGTACATCACCCTCGGCTACCGGCAGGCCAAGCGATTCGTCCTTACCTCCGACACGGTCTACCAGCTCTTCTGCCGTGAATCGGGCATGCGCCTGGAGTACGTCGAGCTGATGGTCTCGCAGGATGTGGACGACCTGCGCGCCGTCCTCACCTCCAACGGCGGTGAACTGCTGCGCACCCGTCTGCCCAAACTCACCCGATTCGTCATCCTCGACGAGGCCGGTGAGGACGAGGAGTTACCCGGCCCCGTCCGTGAACTGCTCGGTCGCGACTACCGGCTCGTCCGCTACGACAGCTTCATCGACAGGCACGTCGACCTTGACGCCCACCTGGCCGACATGACCTCCGCGGAGTGCGCCGAGCCCCGCACGGCCGTCACTGCCACTGTGCTGTCAACCGATGCCCGCACTGGAGAACCTCTCATCCAGACAGCCGAGGACGCAGCGACCCTCCTCGGCCGCCTTGCACGTGGCCAAGCAAACATTCTGATCACCGGTCGTCCCGGCAGCGGCAAGAGCACGCTGCTCCGAACACTGGCCGCAGACGCCTGTGCACGCCGCTTCCGCTTCTATTTCGACCTCGGCCTCAAGCCGAGGGACGAGACCTTCCCCGAATACGCGGCACGCCTGCTGTCCCCGTGCATGACGGCGGACCGCTCCCGTGCGTACGACCTGTTCCTCTACCTGATCCGGTCCGGATCTGCGTTGTGCGTCCTGGACGCGGTTGACGAGGGCGTGGACGAGGCCAGCCCCGCCGGCTTCCTGCGACTCTTCGCGGATCTGGCCCCTGTGCTCTCCGCCGAGTCCACTGTGGTCATGAGCTCGCGGGTGTCGTTCCTTGCCGACTCCCCGCAAATCCGCCAGCTGTTGGACAGCGGGACCGCTCGATCCGAGCAGCTGGTCGAGCAGATGTACGCGAACGGACTCGACCCGACACGAGTACCGCACTTCCATCTCGTTCGGCTCGCGGAGCCCGATGCCACGTTTCTGGAGATGCGGCTGACCGCCTTACTCCAACCCGCCTCCCCGCAACCTCTCGACGCGTTGCTCGACGCACACATCACGAAGACTCTGGCAGACCACGGTCAGGCCGATGCCGAAGAGCGGCTACCTGGAGTATTCGGTAGAGCCTTCCTCACCGACCAGACGGTCTTCTCCCTCCTCGACCTGCATCGCGACCTTGGCGCTGGCGCCTTCACCGACGGTCGTCTCGAACTCGACAGTTGCGTGCTCGCCCCCCTGTTGCGGCCGGCCGGCCCGGACCGGGTCGCCTTCGTGCACACCGCCTACCAGGAGCTGCTGGCTGCCCGATACCTCGCCACCCCGAGCGGTCGTGAGGAGGCGGCAGAGCTGCCCGGAGGTGCCTTCATCACCGAGCAGGTGAGAGCCTTCCTCGCCCGCATACCGACGATGGCCTCTACCGACGACTGCGTACTTCCCGCCGGGGTTCACCTCGTCGGGCCGGCTGAACGGCTTTTGCTGCGCCGCGTACGACATGCGGTCCGATTCGACCGCCATGCCGTCACGGTCGGCCGCTACCGCCGCTTCCTCGACGCCTTGAGGCCCGACGGCACCTCACCCTGGGACCACCCCGACCAACCAGCAAACGTCACCCACACCCCCTGGACCGACCGGCTCCGCGAATCGGATTACTACCGCAATGCCCGGTTCGACGACCACCCTGCCATTTGCGTCAGCTGGTGGAGCGCCTTCGCGTTCGCAGCCTTCGAGGGCAAGCGCCTGCCCACCGCGCTGGAATGGGAAGCCGCCGCTCGCGGAACGGACGGCCGCCTCTTTCCCTGGGGTGACGAATCGGACGGCGCGCCGATCAACTGCGCTGACACGTGGGTCGGTCATCCCGTGGTGACCTTCCATGCCTGGCAGCAGGAATTCGCCCAAGAAGCACTTCGCAGTGCCTGGGTCACCCCGGTCACCGAGAGGGCCGCGAACCGCTCCCCGTACGGCATCACCGACATGGCAGGGAACGTCTGGGAGTGGACCTCTACCAGCCTGGATGACGCCGGCGAAGCGGTCATCTGCGGTGGAAGCTACGACAATCCGCTGCGCGCCGTACAAGCGAGCAGCAAGGGCATCTACCGCAAACGTGGCTGCAGTAACGCAGTCGGTTTCCGTTGCGTACAGGACATCACCGACCCTGAGGCGGTCACCTCATGA
- a CDS encoding NACHT domain-containing protein, with protein sequence MTKVVRNPPGKERQRNAPRLTLPPSRAFAWCKRGAVSRLHRHTIRSEARRSATPPKKWRMWSPYAFMTRIWYFLAIPLILLLIMPFLEARLKSNAWFDVLARFAGPVLTAGLAAMFFLAWWYWWTKRRYVAKARKHPDELVLTAGPNNAQIVGREEVAQVIAERLRERSTRRPYLLVGGVGVGKTAVLVRLTEMLARQKAVPVPIRLRDAANESELNFEQMAKQRFFEEAPQGVLARSKNERVWQQLLANDKAVVIADGLEEAILDEKLQDDRDNIIRRAIERAYDQKLPLVIASRPHTPLEGTRAAIIELEPLSAEAALQFVEAHAPEADERRLDWIVETAEVAESPIYLQIARELHDHGVLERDRPRQDAQRLDTRSGDRSTLRLWLLETWYDALVEGRLKGDVPVASKGRSDTLEVVSALACIGLLQDKLEVSFADLLGKDVHPGLLRRAGTKVEHLWAERPGPDQYGKRGNVFSAWHREQIWNLLCRRLRSEASQPLRQGSIDQCHAALAQFAGNAGMLQLVEGFEGKVRFPHSIIQAYLGSRMLGYLGERGAGGLIEHALRPPGPGRELLIALVLLSRRQVALRAAGGGGVMAEVKKASQELRRQNRVSGRPLAVRLCAAACRRPDPKAFDLYAAALEIESMENKPRLKTITDELEACWQSIAGDERTLGAAKLGVVKQLGAALRAATEKADTTPLYEQLFKLGIGEESYSIRLAVAQEFGNGGDPAFAVIRDIAKINIDPVEEY encoded by the coding sequence CGCAGCGCCACGCCGCCCAAGAAGTGGCGCATGTGGAGCCCTTACGCCTTCATGACGCGCATCTGGTACTTTCTGGCCATACCTCTGATCCTTTTGTTGATCATGCCTTTCCTCGAGGCACGGCTGAAGTCCAACGCGTGGTTTGACGTCCTCGCCCGCTTCGCCGGTCCGGTACTCACCGCCGGGCTCGCCGCCATGTTCTTCCTGGCCTGGTGGTACTGGTGGACGAAACGACGCTACGTCGCGAAGGCTCGGAAGCATCCAGACGAACTGGTCCTCACCGCCGGGCCGAACAACGCTCAAATCGTCGGGCGCGAGGAGGTCGCCCAGGTCATCGCCGAGCGGCTCCGTGAGCGCAGCACCCGCAGGCCGTATCTGCTGGTTGGCGGAGTGGGCGTCGGAAAGACTGCCGTGCTGGTGCGACTCACGGAGATGTTGGCCCGGCAGAAGGCCGTTCCCGTGCCCATCCGGCTGCGGGACGCTGCTAACGAGTCCGAGCTGAACTTCGAGCAGATGGCCAAGCAACGCTTCTTCGAGGAGGCGCCTCAGGGCGTCCTGGCCCGGAGCAAAAATGAGCGAGTCTGGCAGCAGCTGCTCGCGAACGATAAGGCGGTCGTCATCGCGGACGGACTGGAGGAGGCCATACTCGACGAGAAGCTTCAGGATGACCGGGACAACATCATCCGCCGTGCCATCGAGCGCGCCTACGACCAGAAGCTACCCTTGGTCATCGCTTCGCGGCCGCATACCCCCCTGGAGGGGACCCGCGCTGCGATCATCGAGCTGGAACCGCTCAGCGCGGAAGCGGCGCTCCAGTTTGTGGAGGCGCATGCCCCCGAGGCGGATGAGCGCCGCCTCGACTGGATCGTGGAGACGGCGGAGGTTGCCGAGTCCCCGATCTACCTGCAGATCGCCCGGGAACTGCACGACCACGGGGTCCTTGAGCGCGATCGCCCCCGGCAGGACGCCCAGCGGTTGGACACCCGCAGCGGGGACCGCTCCACGCTGCGGTTGTGGCTGCTGGAGACCTGGTATGACGCCTTGGTGGAGGGTCGGCTGAAGGGCGACGTCCCCGTGGCCTCGAAGGGCCGTTCTGACACTCTCGAGGTCGTCTCGGCGCTGGCGTGCATCGGACTGCTCCAGGACAAGCTCGAGGTCTCGTTCGCGGACCTGCTGGGCAAAGACGTCCATCCCGGCCTGCTGCGCCGGGCGGGGACCAAGGTCGAGCACCTCTGGGCCGAAAGGCCCGGGCCCGACCAGTACGGCAAGCGCGGGAACGTCTTCTCTGCGTGGCACCGCGAGCAGATCTGGAACCTGCTCTGCCGCAGGCTCAGGAGCGAGGCGAGCCAGCCTCTGCGCCAAGGGAGCATTGACCAGTGCCACGCCGCGCTCGCCCAGTTCGCGGGCAACGCGGGCATGCTCCAGTTGGTGGAAGGGTTCGAGGGGAAAGTTCGCTTCCCGCACAGCATCATCCAGGCGTACCTCGGCTCCCGCATGCTCGGGTACCTGGGGGAGCGTGGCGCTGGTGGGCTCATCGAACACGCACTGCGGCCGCCTGGGCCCGGCCGCGAGCTGCTCATCGCCTTGGTGCTGTTGTCCCGTCGGCAGGTGGCTCTGCGGGCAGCCGGGGGCGGCGGCGTCATGGCCGAGGTGAAGAAGGCCAGCCAGGAGCTGCGGCGGCAGAATCGAGTGAGTGGCCGGCCCCTCGCCGTGCGGCTCTGCGCTGCCGCATGCCGGCGGCCGGACCCGAAGGCTTTCGACCTCTACGCGGCTGCCCTGGAGATCGAGAGCATGGAGAACAAGCCGAGGCTGAAGACCATCACTGACGAGCTGGAAGCATGCTGGCAGAGCATCGCGGGGGATGAGCGGACGCTTGGCGCGGCGAAGCTCGGAGTGGTGAAGCAGCTTGGCGCGGCTCTGCGTGCGGCCACCGAGAAGGCCGACACCACGCCGCTGTACGAGCAGCTCTTCAAGCTGGGCATCGGGGAAGAGTCCTACTCCATCCGTCTCGCTGTCGCCCAGGAGTTCGGCAATGGCGGCGATCCAGCGTTCGCCGTGATTCGCGATATTGCCAAGATCAACATCGACCCGGTAGAGGAATATTAA